A genomic segment from bacterium encodes:
- a CDS encoding PQQ-like beta-propeller repeat protein produces MAELYHTGFIPNSATDTYAGLMDNGPGGANASTSLYSGVLGGLVTVVFSLAVTSTWVRDIETCCYSLGGGGDCGTQAWYCTPTYRWPGFTPAQRFTSEGQCTLKTVVFAISSFGAAGYTGGVNLRVYSDAAGLPGAVLGSLFVPHASIVLSGYTVVDVSSLGLVFSANEDYHVGYVRVVPAEDYQPLGDEGEVPALCPEGGVLRGSASLDGGLTWDYMANLDPGYDDNWVMEVDVCCAIIDNACDNLNYAGTPTYYWPEPDAYGDTYRNQRFTNVEYCSLKTVNLGFDGTGSIGAPGAQVNIWNSDGTYPTSVITSYLINPVVDFFPVFTSIDVTPANLILAGDYHVGYTTILNNPGDVLAILSDDGNSGSGRSVEFYLGQWWLMANSWGVDVDFLINVDRCCLPPGYCPVTCSATDEWPTFAHDYGRTGQSELTLGDLCGIVNAWTFVGNSASNFSSPVIANDLVLCAHDDRIQAVNLLTGVLVWDTKVLPGYATAINTGLRSQITIDGGAFYIGTGGLRGFLKGDLATGALIWVRGLGVGNPLPGVPGLVTYGGNIIRGNEVYFGDANGQIYSLNATTGANNYSAQLLTSNALKGAIVGAPSTDGNQLFVPIAANLANATTGIGGIHSVTPGVSFTPNWYFESPNVPTLHEGFASAPAVRCDNLFIQASFAFGNSGDFTGYRQNLNPATGVPNWAHYFLTGANLFGGNTSVTGNTAYFSSVTNGFNTATTSVRGVRAVSFANSTVWLNGGTASLADNNVFQSTAVTCDPYVVYGAYSLNDGIGHWIIADGNTGAKLIDYSFDAGIPNGTAIATGSDGFDYLVVSTRWELLTTNGGLFAFKNGGPRPRLSVPEAVVAFTGTNTAESSPVQRTDLDAVVNVGCATLNVTATLEAGDPPAARISSVNPALAKQANFLANNLVDYTVEEMMGRQPATANFKGAALNVEMDAEGEVLAVTRNADIKVAKANSAALAQPTWVDWVSPFSVGATVNFGVAAGLGQSFTFQFDRSGMNFLAPNNFFVEIDSDDPDFNLQDPLASPQTVIEYQIPYEYCAKDTGRMAFGTAGGEWYTNYGRLADGAVAFEFTLDGTSDGSMPYSGGMWFMTSMDDAAWNPDASSVPAGFGFLFPFY; encoded by the coding sequence ATGGCGGAGCTTTACCATACCGGTTTCATTCCGAACAGCGCGACCGATACTTATGCCGGTTTGATGGATAACGGCCCGGGCGGAGCTAACGCTTCGACCAGCTTGTATTCGGGCGTGCTTGGTGGTTTGGTAACGGTGGTGTTTTCTCTGGCGGTGACCTCAACTTGGGTAAGAGATATCGAAACTTGCTGCTACTCTCTTGGCGGCGGTGGCGATTGCGGCACCCAAGCTTGGTATTGCACCCCGACCTATCGTTGGCCTGGATTCACTCCGGCTCAGCGTTTCACTTCAGAAGGCCAGTGCACGCTTAAAACCGTCGTATTTGCCATCTCGTCCTTTGGCGCTGCCGGCTATACCGGTGGTGTGAACCTTCGCGTCTATTCTGACGCGGCTGGTCTCCCTGGCGCAGTTCTTGGCTCGCTCTTTGTACCGCATGCCAGCATTGTGCTCAGCGGCTATACCGTTGTTGACGTTTCCTCATTGGGCTTGGTTTTCTCGGCCAATGAAGACTATCATGTTGGTTACGTCCGCGTCGTCCCGGCTGAAGATTATCAGCCTCTGGGTGACGAAGGCGAAGTTCCGGCTCTCTGTCCGGAAGGTGGAGTTCTTCGTGGATCAGCGTCGCTTGACGGTGGTCTTACCTGGGACTACATGGCCAATCTCGATCCGGGTTACGACGATAACTGGGTAATGGAAGTTGATGTTTGCTGCGCTATCATTGATAACGCTTGCGACAACCTCAACTACGCCGGTACCCCGACCTATTACTGGCCGGAGCCGGATGCTTACGGTGACACGTATCGTAACCAGAGATTCACGAACGTTGAATACTGCTCACTGAAGACCGTTAATCTTGGCTTCGACGGTACCGGTTCGATCGGTGCTCCGGGCGCCCAGGTTAACATTTGGAATTCAGACGGCACGTACCCGACGTCCGTAATCACCTCGTACCTTATTAATCCGGTTGTGGACTTCTTCCCGGTCTTCACGTCAATCGATGTGACTCCGGCGAACTTGATCCTTGCCGGTGACTATCATGTTGGCTATACCACGATTCTGAATAACCCGGGCGACGTGCTTGCCATCCTTTCGGATGACGGCAACTCAGGCTCAGGCAGATCAGTGGAATTCTATCTTGGCCAGTGGTGGCTGATGGCTAACAGCTGGGGTGTTGATGTTGACTTCTTGATCAACGTCGACCGCTGCTGCTTGCCTCCGGGCTATTGCCCCGTCACCTGTTCGGCTACCGATGAATGGCCGACCTTTGCGCATGACTACGGTCGTACCGGTCAGTCAGAGCTCACGCTCGGCGACCTTTGCGGTATCGTAAATGCGTGGACCTTTGTTGGTAATTCAGCAAGCAACTTCTCAAGCCCGGTCATCGCGAATGACCTTGTACTCTGTGCGCACGACGACCGCATTCAAGCTGTCAACCTGCTCACTGGTGTGCTGGTTTGGGATACCAAGGTGCTTCCTGGTTATGCTACTGCAATCAATACCGGTCTGCGTTCGCAGATCACCATTGACGGCGGTGCTTTCTATATCGGTACTGGTGGCCTTAGAGGATTCCTCAAGGGCGACCTTGCTACCGGTGCTTTGATTTGGGTCCGTGGTCTTGGCGTTGGAAACCCGCTTCCGGGCGTTCCGGGCCTTGTCACCTACGGTGGTAATATCATCCGCGGCAACGAAGTTTACTTCGGCGACGCGAACGGCCAAATCTACTCGTTGAACGCTACAACGGGTGCCAACAACTACTCGGCTCAGCTGTTGACTTCCAACGCCCTGAAGGGTGCCATTGTCGGCGCTCCGTCAACGGATGGAAATCAATTGTTCGTCCCGATCGCTGCGAACCTTGCCAATGCCACAACCGGTATTGGTGGAATTCATTCGGTAACCCCGGGTGTTTCCTTCACACCTAACTGGTACTTTGAGAGCCCGAATGTCCCGACGTTGCACGAAGGCTTCGCTTCAGCGCCTGCCGTCCGTTGCGACAATCTGTTCATTCAGGCTTCTTTTGCCTTTGGAAACAGCGGCGACTTCACTGGCTATCGCCAGAACCTGAATCCCGCCACTGGCGTTCCGAACTGGGCGCATTACTTCCTGACCGGTGCGAACCTGTTCGGTGGTAATACCTCAGTTACCGGCAACACGGCGTACTTCTCCAGCGTCACCAACGGCTTCAACACCGCGACCACAAGCGTTCGCGGCGTCCGCGCTGTCAGCTTTGCTAACAGCACCGTATGGCTCAATGGTGGTACTGCCTCCCTTGCCGACAACAACGTATTCCAGTCAACCGCCGTTACCTGCGATCCTTACGTAGTGTATGGCGCTTATAGCCTCAATGATGGTATTGGTCACTGGATTATTGCCGACGGCAATACCGGCGCCAAGCTCATTGACTATTCGTTTGACGCCGGTATCCCGAATGGTACTGCCATCGCGACCGGTTCAGACGGTTTTGACTACTTGGTAGTTTCCACCCGTTGGGAACTTCTGACGACCAATGGTGGTCTGTTTGCTTTCAAGAACGGCGGTCCTCGTCCGCGTCTCTCAGTTCCTGAAGCTGTTGTTGCATTCACCGGTACAAACACCGCGGAATCCTCACCGGTACAGAGAACCGATCTTGACGCCGTCGTGAACGTCGGTTGCGCCACTCTCAATGTGACCGCAACGCTTGAAGCCGGCGATCCGCCAGCTGCTCGTATCAGCTCAGTTAATCCGGCTCTTGCCAAGCAAGCCAACTTCCTGGCGAACAATCTTGTCGACTACACTGTCGAGGAGATGATGGGTCGTCAGCCAGCTACGGCTAACTTCAAGGGCGCGGCTCTTAATGTCGAAATGGATGCTGAAGGCGAAGTCCTCGCTGTCACCAGAAATGCCGACATCAAGGTTGCCAAAGCCAATTCTGCTGCTTTGGCTCAGCCGACCTGGGTTGATTGGGTAAGTCCGTTCTCCGTTGGCGCCACTGTTAACTTTGGCGTCGCCGCCGGACTTGGTCAGTCGTTTACATTCCAGTTCGATCGCTCGGGAATGAACTTCCTGGCTCCGAACAATTTCTTTGTGGAAATCGACTCGGATGATCCTGATTTCAATCTTCAGGATCCGCTTGCATCACCGCAAACCGTTATCGAATACCAGATCCCGTACGAATACTGTGCGAAAGACACAGGCCGTATGGCATTTGGAACGGCCGGTGGCGAGTGGTACACCAACTACGGTCGCTTGGCTGACGGCGCTGTTGCCTTCGAGTTCACTCTCGATGGTACCAGTGACGGCTCTATGCCTTACAGCGGCGGTATGTGGTTCATGACCTCCATGGACGATGCAGCTTGGAACCCGGATGCCAGCAGCGTTCCTGCCGGCTTTGGCTTCCTGTTCCCGTTCTAT
- a CDS encoding tetratricopeptide repeat protein, which yields MIEQIRQMLDSLIGKIRRVTGPEAPFNTINDALEAGDYDTVLKETDRIISSSRSVSNILRRRVAKTRMFNSSEEYNNYIRRHPAEAYVGWEYPLAPEAHYHRSLVYQRSGRLKSSRTELENSLRDFPESAKYQTEMGTVLMSMSYFKEAIEHFEQAIKYDFTEDEKYAYRSLTGVGLCCIETGEFDLARKSFHQALEIMPGDREVLSLLHLTMEVENDPRQRAEFFLAKGSNVLAIPAFEEALDQNPQHFEMHLGIAYAYKELQQYDLAEDHIRRAFRYNPGSSQVNFALAWIYLMQDRVDDAETEFLKAVRKNPYDPGYLIGLCYAYLERQKTNDANDQKLIQLIAKAKELDPGYPEPDIVMAEYYLILDQPDKAREAIEAAIKLIPSHQAAHIVAAEVFFELADRAKAQYHLTEAEEYGRDTEEMRMLRDRLKGEQY from the coding sequence ATGATCGAACAGATCAGGCAGATGCTTGACTCGCTGATCGGCAAGATTCGGCGAGTAACAGGACCCGAGGCGCCGTTTAATACCATAAACGATGCTCTTGAAGCCGGCGATTACGATACGGTCTTAAAGGAGACCGATCGCATTATCTCCAGCAGCCGCTCTGTGTCTAATATCCTGCGCCGCCGCGTTGCCAAGACGCGGATGTTTAACTCTTCCGAAGAATACAACAATTACATCCGCCGCCATCCGGCTGAGGCTTATGTCGGGTGGGAATACCCGCTGGCGCCGGAAGCGCATTATCACCGCTCATTAGTATATCAGCGTTCGGGCCGGCTGAAGTCCTCGCGGACGGAGCTGGAGAACTCGCTGAGGGATTTCCCTGAATCGGCGAAGTACCAGACCGAGATGGGGACGGTGCTGATGTCGATGAGTTACTTCAAGGAAGCGATTGAACACTTCGAGCAAGCCATAAAGTATGACTTCACCGAAGACGAGAAATACGCTTATAGATCGCTGACGGGAGTTGGTCTGTGCTGTATCGAGACAGGCGAATTTGATCTTGCGCGCAAGAGTTTTCACCAGGCACTGGAGATCATGCCGGGCGACCGGGAAGTGCTGTCGCTTCTGCATCTGACGATGGAGGTCGAAAACGATCCACGGCAGCGCGCCGAGTTCTTCCTTGCCAAGGGCAGCAACGTTCTGGCGATTCCGGCATTTGAGGAAGCGTTGGACCAGAATCCGCAACATTTCGAGATGCATTTGGGGATAGCCTACGCATATAAGGAGCTTCAGCAGTACGATCTCGCTGAGGACCATATCCGCAGGGCGTTCCGGTATAATCCGGGTTCGTCGCAGGTGAATTTCGCGCTGGCGTGGATTTATCTGATGCAGGACCGGGTGGACGATGCTGAGACCGAGTTCCTCAAGGCTGTGCGCAAGAATCCGTATGATCCGGGGTATTTGATCGGGCTGTGTTATGCATATCTCGAACGCCAGAAAACGAATGATGCGAACGATCAGAAGCTGATTCAGCTGATCGCCAAGGCGAAGGAGCTTGATCCGGGGTATCCGGAGCCGGATATCGTGATGGCGGAGTATTATCTGATTCTCGATCAGCCGGACAAGGCGCGGGAAGCGATTGAGGCGGCGATCAAGTTGATTCCCAGTCATCAGGCCGCGCATATTGTAGCCGCCGAGGTGTTCTTCGAGCTGGCCGATCGCGCCAAGGCGCAATACCATCTCACGGAGGCCGAGGAATATGGCCGCGACACCGAAGAGATGCGTATGCTTCGTGATCGTCTCAAAGGCGAGCAGTATTGA
- a CDS encoding thermonuclease family protein, translating to MSRSGKFRISRLLVLLLVIAGLIVSIILKEHFKSAPVSPLPESPAKTKVNVLDGDTFVDGDGQTIRLLGIDTPEKGQAFAIDATESLRRLLSHAGQLRYEFGKERNDKYGRLLAFVYTDSIFVNERLIEDGLASAYFFEDQLSAVVFDELCRAQQAAIRAKVGIWSLTHDQPESVYYGNPRSRRFHRPNCNAVTSGESSRLVANPSRDYFLGECYSPCRNCKP from the coding sequence TTGAGCCGTAGCGGAAAATTCCGAATCTCCCGACTTCTTGTTCTTCTTCTTGTCATCGCGGGGCTGATAGTATCAATAATACTAAAGGAACACTTCAAGTCCGCGCCGGTTTCGCCTTTGCCAGAGAGCCCGGCGAAGACGAAGGTAAATGTACTTGACGGGGACACGTTCGTCGATGGCGACGGGCAGACGATCAGGCTATTGGGAATAGACACACCGGAAAAAGGGCAGGCATTTGCCATTGACGCGACCGAAAGTCTTAGGAGATTGCTGTCTCATGCCGGACAATTGCGGTATGAGTTCGGCAAAGAGCGGAACGACAAGTATGGCCGGTTGCTGGCGTTTGTGTACACTGACTCGATTTTCGTGAATGAGCGGCTGATTGAGGATGGGCTGGCATCGGCGTACTTTTTCGAGGATCAGTTGTCTGCCGTGGTTTTTGACGAGCTGTGCCGAGCCCAGCAAGCCGCGATTCGTGCAAAGGTGGGGATATGGTCGTTGACGCATGATCAGCCGGAATCGGTTTATTATGGGAATCCGCGTTCGCGGCGTTTTCATCGACCGAACTGCAATGCGGTGACCTCGGGCGAGTCAAGCCGATTGGTAGCGAACCCGAGCCGCGACTATTTTCTGGGCGAGTGCTATTCGCCGTGCCGTAACTGCAAGCCGTAG
- a CDS encoding sigma-54-dependent Fis family transcriptional regulator: MSNILVIDDKDSMREMLKAALSAEGYDVETEDCGDAGIARTKEKHYDVVLTDLKMPDISGMDVLSRVKAHDPDSAIIVMTAYGTIETAVEAMKRGAFDFLQKPFDTSHLHMVIERALENQRLVAENHLLREELAESLGFSDIIGSSEIMIEVMRMVQKVAPSDTTVLLTGESGTGKELFARAIHSLSARHAKPYITINCAAIPGELLENELFGSEKGAFTSSHARKMGKFEIANGGTIFLDEIGDLEFSLQAKLLRVLQEQTFERLGGTKPLKVDVRIITASNVNLQEAIAKKKFREDLFYRLSVFPIHIPPLRERRDDIAPLANYFVDKYWRQMKKGEKSLAREAMAILERYHWPGNVRELENTVERAIILAEGKKIKPEHLAIRLATTDEVRLREGAGLKEVGQMAQTQAERGMIIRILNQTRGNKRKTAEILKIDYTTLFEKIKKYDIDTNKDVFG, from the coding sequence GTGTCAAATATTCTTGTTATAGACGACAAAGACAGTATGCGCGAAATGCTGAAAGCGGCGCTTTCGGCAGAAGGCTATGATGTCGAAACCGAAGACTGCGGCGACGCCGGCATAGCGCGTACCAAAGAGAAACATTACGACGTCGTGCTGACCGATCTGAAGATGCCTGACATCTCGGGCATGGATGTGCTTTCGCGCGTGAAGGCGCACGATCCCGATAGCGCGATTATCGTGATGACTGCCTATGGCACGATCGAGACCGCTGTTGAAGCGATGAAGCGGGGCGCATTCGATTTCCTGCAAAAGCCGTTTGACACAAGTCATCTGCACATGGTTATCGAGCGGGCGCTGGAAAATCAGCGGCTGGTGGCGGAGAATCATCTTCTGCGCGAAGAACTGGCGGAATCGCTGGGATTCTCGGATATCATCGGCTCATCGGAGATCATGATCGAAGTGATGCGGATGGTGCAGAAGGTGGCGCCATCGGATACGACTGTGCTACTCACGGGCGAATCTGGTACTGGTAAGGAGCTGTTTGCGCGCGCGATACATTCGCTGTCGGCGCGGCACGCGAAGCCGTACATCACGATCAACTGCGCGGCGATTCCGGGAGAACTGCTCGAAAACGAATTGTTCGGTTCGGAGAAGGGCGCGTTTACATCGTCGCACGCACGCAAGATGGGCAAGTTCGAAATCGCGAATGGCGGGACGATTTTCCTCGACGAAATCGGCGATCTGGAGTTTTCGCTTCAGGCGAAACTGTTGCGTGTATTGCAGGAGCAGACTTTCGAACGCCTTGGCGGAACCAAACCGCTCAAGGTGGATGTGCGCATAATTACGGCATCGAATGTGAATTTGCAGGAAGCGATCGCCAAGAAGAAATTCCGCGAGGATTTGTTCTATCGACTCTCGGTGTTTCCGATACATATTCCGCCGCTGCGTGAACGCCGCGACGATATTGCGCCGCTGGCGAATTATTTCGTGGACAAGTATTGGCGGCAGATGAAAAAGGGTGAGAAGTCGCTGGCGCGTGAAGCGATGGCGATTTTGGAGCGCTACCACTGGCCCGGTAATGTGCGCGAACTTGAAAACACGGTTGAGCGCGCGATCATTCTCGCTGAAGGGAAGAAGATCAAGCCGGAGCATCTGGCGATTCGTCTTGCTACGACTGATGAGGTGCGTCTTCGCGAAGGCGCGGGGTTAAAGGAAGTCGGCCAGATGGCGCAGACACAGGCGGAGCGCGGGATGATTATCCGGATCCTCAATCAGACACGCGGCAACAAACGCAAGACGGCGGAGATTCTTAAGATCGACTACACGACACTATTCGAGAAGATCAAGAAGTACGACATCGATACGAACAAGGATGTGTTCGGGTAG